From the Candidatus Dadabacteria bacterium genome, one window contains:
- the pgeF gene encoding peptidoglycan editing factor PgeF codes for MKVFRSTLLEKCSGVIHGFVHDPGGPDILKIASAHGLENILTVNQIHGNTVFFADGAMAEEPAEADSVVTQQKGVGVGVITADCVSVLLCFPDSGCVCAVHAGWRGTSLRAARDCVGAVCEKYSLKPQDAVAVIGPAIWGCCYEVRDDVASQFISKFSGEADWLLEKGDGKFLLDLVELNRIELRDAGVQQIEIMNLCTCCQGLPSYRRDGSGTDKMISFVGISP; via the coding sequence ATGAAGGTTTTTCGTTCGACCCTGCTTGAGAAGTGCAGCGGCGTTATACACGGTTTCGTTCATGATCCCGGAGGGCCGGATATTCTGAAAATCGCTTCTGCTCACGGGCTTGAAAATATCCTTACCGTGAACCAGATTCACGGCAACACTGTTTTTTTCGCCGACGGTGCGATGGCAGAGGAACCTGCTGAAGCCGATTCGGTCGTTACGCAGCAAAAAGGTGTAGGCGTGGGGGTCATCACGGCCGACTGCGTTTCTGTTTTGCTCTGCTTTCCCGATTCCGGATGCGTCTGCGCCGTCCACGCGGGGTGGCGCGGAACCTCACTGCGCGCGGCTAGGGACTGTGTTGGGGCCGTTTGTGAAAAATACTCTTTGAAGCCGCAGGACGCCGTGGCCGTAATAGGTCCGGCGATATGGGGATGCTGCTACGAAGTTCGAGACGATGTAGCGTCACAGTTCATCTCAAAGTTCAGCGGCGAAGCGGACTGGCTTCTTGAAAAAGGCGACGGGAAGTTTCTTCTAGATCTTGTGGAACTTAACAGAATCGAACTTCGTGATGCGGGAGTTCAGCAAATCGAGATAATGAATCTGTGCACTTGTTGTCAGGGCCTTCCTTCATACAGAAGAGACGGTTCCGGTACGGACAAGATGATTAGCTTTGTCGGGATTTC